The DNA segment GCCTGAGCACCTGCTTTTTCAGCAGCTTCGGTGTAGCTTTTAGGTCCGAAGTACGCAAAATCGATGTGTTTGTGAGTCATTGCAGTGATGATGCCTGCGTAGTCGGATGCGCTGAATGCTTCTACTTCAATTCCGAGAATTTCCTGAAGGTGGTCGGTAAGTGGTGCGAAGCGTTTTTTGATGTCTGCGTTACCTTCAGTAGGGATAAAGCCGACACGGATTTTGGAAGGCCATGCTTCAGAACTGGCAGCTGCAAAGGCAGGCATTGTCATTGAAACAAGCATACATACAGCAACAATGCTCATAACTAAACGACGATACATACTAATCTCCATTTTTTAAGGAATAAAAAAGCAAGACGTTTATTTGTTAAGGGCTAGGCGCAAGCAGCAAGCTCGCCTCTAGCCTCATTAATTCGTGCGCCGTAAATTTCAGTGATCATGTCATCATCCAGGTTGGACGGCAGGACATCGTGAATAACTTCACCGTGGCGCATACCGACAATGCGTTTGCCGTAGCGAGTGGCGAAATCAATATGATGCAGGTTTACAAGCACCGGAATGTTACGTGTTTCGTGGATTTCTCTCAGAGTATCCATCACAACCTCTGCACTGTGTGGGTCAAGGCTTGCAATGGGTTCGTCAGCAAGGAAGATTTCAGGCTCTTGTGCCAGTGCGCGTGCAATGGCAACGCGTTGCTGCTGACCGCCGGAAAGGGTGTCTGCACGCTGGAAGGCAAGATGGGCAATGCCGACTTGCTTGAGGCATTCAAAGGCGATTTCTTTTTCATTTGCGCTGAAGTGACGCAGCAAGGAGCAGCATTGGCTGAAGAAAGAACTGTTAAAGCGCAGGCGGCCTACCAGCACGTTTTCCAGTACGGTAAGGCGGCGTACCAGATGGAACTGCTGGAATATCATGCCCACTTTTCTGCGGACTTGTCTGATTTCTCTGCCGGATACAGCAGTGATGTCTTCCCCGAACAGTTCAAGCGTTCCGGAAGTAGGGCGTATGAGACGGTTAAGGCATCGCAGCAGAGAGGATTTACCTGCGCCGGATGAGCCGATGATAGAAACAAATTCATTTGATGCCACTGTAAGTGACACATTGGAAACAGCACGGGTGCCATTTGGGTAAATTTTAGTCAGTTCGTTAGTCGAAATGGCTGGTGTCTGTTTTTTTATGGTTACCTGTGTAACGTTTTGCATAAGGCATTTCCTCGTGAACCTGTCAGAAAAGAGTTGTTACTTTCGATGAGGAGGTTTTACGGGGGAAATGTGGTGCTTATGTTACACCGATATTGCAGGGCGTTGACCGTCACTTATAATCTAGACAAGTTGCTGATTGGTCTATTTGAAGGAGCTGATTCTTATTGTTCTGATAGGTTGCTAAGTCGTTGCGAGGTTGCAGCAAGTTACTTTGTGACGATCAATAGTTACAAAAGCAGTTAATGTGCGGAGAGCAGGGCGGTGGGATAGAGTAAAACGTTATCGCTTACCTGTAAGCTGTGACTGGAGATGACTTGGCATTTTTATGTAGAATTTAACCTCAAGTCAGAACATGTTTGGGGATGGAAGAAGAGGACTTTTAACCTAATCTAACTGTATGAACGATGGA comes from the Halodesulfovibrio marinisediminis DSM 17456 genome and includes:
- the phnC gene encoding phosphonate ABC transporter ATP-binding protein, encoding MQNVTQVTIKKQTPAISTNELTKIYPNGTRAVSNVSLTVASNEFVSIIGSSGAGKSSLLRCLNRLIRPTSGTLELFGEDITAVSGREIRQVRRKVGMIFQQFHLVRRLTVLENVLVGRLRFNSSFFSQCCSLLRHFSANEKEIAFECLKQVGIAHLAFQRADTLSGGQQQRVAIARALAQEPEIFLADEPIASLDPHSAEVVMDTLREIHETRNIPVLVNLHHIDFATRYGKRIVGMRHGEVIHDVLPSNLDDDMITEIYGARINEARGELAACA